From Vicinamibacterales bacterium, a single genomic window includes:
- a CDS encoding glutamine--tRNA ligase/YqeY domain fusion protein — MPDVNTGAPTEARDAAESRDFIREIVAADVAAGKNGGKVVTRFPPEPNGYLHIGHAKAICLDFGVAGEFGGYCNLRFDDTNPVKEDVEYVDSIKADVEWLGFHWHDREYYASDYYEQLYGFAEHLIGKGLAYVDSLSADEMREHRGTLTEPGTDSPFRTRPVDENLDLFRRMRAAEFPDGAHVLRAKIDMRAPNITMRDPVLYRIRHADHHRTGRTWCIYPMYDFAHPLSDAIEGITHSFCTLEYVDHRPLYDWAIEHCDTASTPRQYEFARLNLNYTIMSKRKLLQLVEQKHVSGWDDPRMPTISGLRRRGFTPEAIRDFCGRVGVAKKENVIDVGLLEHCVREDLNRRAPRAMAVLRPLKLVLTNYPEGQSEEMDVVNHPDNTALGTRRVPFSREIYIERDDFMLDPPKKFFRLAPGREVRLRNAYLITCTHAIKNEAGEVVELRGTYDPATRGGDAPDGRKVKATLHWVSAQHAADAEVRLYERLYVVEDPESAATKANAELNTLLNPASLAVVTGCKVEPMLGNAEPGARYQFERLGYFAADADSRGGAPVFNRTVSLKDSSSKSS; from the coding sequence ATGCCAGACGTGAATACAGGCGCGCCCACCGAGGCGCGCGACGCCGCCGAGTCCCGGGACTTCATCCGCGAGATCGTGGCCGCCGACGTGGCGGCCGGGAAGAACGGCGGCAAGGTCGTCACGCGGTTCCCGCCGGAACCGAACGGCTACCTCCACATTGGCCATGCCAAGGCGATTTGCCTCGATTTCGGCGTGGCCGGCGAGTTTGGCGGCTACTGCAACCTCCGCTTCGACGACACCAACCCGGTGAAGGAAGACGTCGAGTACGTGGATTCCATCAAGGCCGACGTCGAGTGGCTGGGGTTTCATTGGCACGACCGCGAATACTACGCGTCCGACTACTACGAGCAGCTCTACGGCTTCGCCGAGCACCTCATCGGGAAGGGCCTCGCCTACGTCGACTCGCTCAGCGCCGACGAGATGCGCGAGCACCGCGGCACGCTGACCGAGCCCGGCACCGACTCGCCGTTCCGCACCCGCCCTGTTGACGAGAACCTCGATCTGTTCCGGCGGATGCGCGCGGCCGAGTTTCCCGACGGCGCCCACGTGCTGCGCGCCAAGATCGACATGCGGGCGCCCAACATCACCATGCGCGACCCGGTGCTCTACCGGATCCGGCATGCCGACCATCACCGCACCGGACGCACGTGGTGCATCTACCCGATGTACGACTTCGCCCACCCGCTGTCGGATGCGATTGAAGGCATCACGCATTCGTTCTGCACCCTCGAGTACGTGGACCATCGTCCGCTCTACGACTGGGCCATCGAGCACTGCGACACGGCCAGCACGCCGCGCCAGTACGAGTTCGCCCGCCTCAACCTGAATTACACGATCATGAGCAAGCGCAAGCTGCTGCAACTGGTCGAGCAGAAGCACGTCAGCGGCTGGGACGACCCGCGCATGCCGACCATCTCGGGCCTGCGCCGCCGCGGCTTCACGCCCGAGGCCATCCGCGATTTCTGCGGACGCGTCGGCGTGGCGAAGAAGGAGAACGTGATCGACGTCGGCCTGCTCGAGCACTGCGTGCGCGAGGATCTCAATCGCCGCGCGCCGCGGGCCATGGCGGTGCTGCGCCCGCTCAAGCTGGTGCTCACCAACTACCCCGAGGGCCAGTCGGAAGAGATGGACGTCGTCAATCACCCCGACAACACCGCGCTGGGGACGCGCCGGGTGCCGTTCTCGCGCGAGATCTACATCGAGCGCGACGACTTCATGCTGGATCCGCCGAAGAAGTTCTTCCGCCTGGCGCCGGGGCGCGAGGTGCGCCTGCGCAACGCCTACCTGATCACCTGCACCCACGCGATCAAGAACGAGGCTGGCGAGGTCGTGGAACTGCGCGGCACTTACGACCCGGCCACGCGCGGCGGCGATGCGCCGGACGGGCGCAAAGTGAAGGCCACGCTGCACTGGGTGTCGGCGCAGCATGCCGCCGACGCCGAGGTGCGCCTGTACGAGCGGCTGTATGTCGTGGAAGACCCTGAGAGCGCCGCCACCAAGGCGAACGCCGAGCTGAACACGCTGCTCAATCCGGCGTCGTTGGCAGTGGTGACGGGCTGCAAGGTGGAGCCGATGCTGGGTAACGCCGAGCCAGGTGCCCGCTACCAGTTCGAGCGCCTCGGCTACTTCGCCGCGGATGCCGACAGCCGCGGTGGCGCGCCGGTGTTCAATCGCACCGTGTCGCTGAAAGACAGCTCTTCCAAGTCCTCGTAG
- a CDS encoding helix-turn-helix transcriptional regulator — translation MPLNSESLSTDPRQEFCLALKAARERKGLTLDEIADTTKIPAFMFAALERCDLSRWPKGLFRRSFFRDYVQMLSLPVSAACAEFVRLFPDDEGVAPTGATAPVSGHQSATAAIWSRIADAVTRVFERIGEGTPEPAQEPRRRPWISDARRVGPARARQFRVRIKLPR, via the coding sequence ATGCCGTTGAACAGCGAAAGTCTATCCACTGACCCTCGACAGGAATTCTGTCTCGCGCTGAAAGCCGCGCGCGAGCGCAAAGGGCTCACGCTCGACGAGATCGCCGACACGACGAAGATCCCCGCCTTCATGTTTGCCGCCCTGGAACGGTGCGACCTGAGCCGCTGGCCCAAAGGCCTCTTCCGGCGTTCCTTTTTTCGTGACTACGTGCAGATGCTCAGCTTGCCGGTGTCCGCGGCATGCGCGGAGTTCGTCCGGCTGTTTCCCGATGATGAAGGGGTCGCCCCCACCGGGGCAACGGCGCCGGTCTCCGGTCACCAGTCCGCCACTGCCGCGATCTGGAGCCGGATTGCGGACGCGGTCACGCGCGTGTTCGAGCGGATCGGCGAGGGCACGCCTGAGCCGGCGCAAGAGCCGCGAAGGCGGCCATGGATCAGCGACGCCCGCCGCGTCGGGCCCGCGCGCGCGCGACAATTCCGCGTGCGCATCAAGCTGCCGCGGTAG
- a CDS encoding glycine zipper 2TM domain-containing protein, whose product MNRIRTATVAALLVSFVGIVPAPAMAQRQDRRDRYEDRWERQHDKRERKEERREARREARADRYDSQRDYWDASRYYQRDNRARARRMTRNDRVYRGSDNRYYCKRDDGTTGLIVGGVAGGVLGNVIAPGGSKILGTIIGAGAGALIGRAIDDGDMDCR is encoded by the coding sequence GTGAACCGCATCAGAACCGCAACCGTAGCCGCGCTCCTGGTCTCGTTCGTCGGCATCGTGCCGGCGCCGGCCATGGCCCAGCGCCAGGATCGCCGCGATCGTTACGAGGACCGATGGGAACGCCAGCACGACAAGCGCGAGCGCAAGGAAGAGCGCCGCGAAGCCCGGCGCGAAGCACGCGCGGATCGCTACGACTCGCAGCGCGACTACTGGGATGCCTCGCGCTATTACCAGCGCGACAATCGCGCCCGTGCGCGTCGCATGACCCGCAACGACCGCGTCTATCGCGGATCGGATAACCGTTATTACTGCAAGCGCGACGATGGCACCACGGGCCTGATCGTGGGCGGCGTCGCCGGCGGCGTGCTTGGCAACGTCATCGCTCCGGGCGGCTCGAAAATCCTCGGCACCATCATCGGCGCCGGCGCCGGTGCGCTGATCGGCCGCGCGATCGACGACGGCGACATGGACTGCCGCTAG
- a CDS encoding carboxypeptidase regulatory-like domain-containing protein, with protein MVALLLLTLLQAPATPAQPAPAPAAQAPKPRPAATGGATTNALFFITDPSGASIEGVTVTITGPVDREARSPAGGFTRVQGIRAGTYRARFTRDGFITFEKEFSWRAGAATPEIAVTLNAAPAPPPPPPPPPAAPAPPPPATGKLPPPGSPKTLSLPDFIEKNFIGGREAHKENMVGCSGVGQAVLWQVREPWDGRQHESADGMLYIIGGEGSIKLEGREVPVTAGSFAVVPRGTTYGFTRRGRNPLIVLAVLAGAPCAVD; from the coding sequence ATGGTCGCCCTCCTACTGCTGACGTTGCTGCAAGCGCCCGCCACGCCGGCCCAGCCGGCTCCCGCACCGGCCGCCCAGGCGCCCAAACCCAGGCCAGCCGCCACCGGCGGCGCGACCACCAACGCCCTGTTCTTCATCACTGACCCGTCGGGCGCGTCGATTGAAGGCGTCACGGTCACCATCACCGGCCCCGTCGATCGCGAGGCCAGGAGCCCGGCCGGCGGGTTCACGCGCGTGCAGGGGATCCGCGCCGGCACCTACCGCGCCCGCTTCACCCGCGACGGCTTCATCACCTTCGAGAAGGAATTCAGCTGGCGCGCGGGAGCGGCGACGCCCGAGATCGCCGTCACGCTGAACGCGGCGCCGGCGCCTCCGCCGCCGCCACCACCGCCACCGGCGGCGCCGGCCCCGCCGCCGCCGGCAACCGGAAAGTTGCCGCCGCCGGGGTCGCCCAAGACGCTGTCGCTGCCGGACTTCATCGAGAAGAACTTCATCGGTGGCCGCGAGGCGCACAAGGAGAACATGGTCGGCTGCAGCGGCGTGGGCCAGGCCGTGCTGTGGCAGGTGCGCGAGCCGTGGGACGGCCGCCAGCACGAGTCCGCCGACGGCATGCTCTACATCATTGGCGGCGAAGGCAGCATCAAGCTCGAGGGCCGCGAGGTCCCGGTCACGGCCGGCTCGTTCGCGGTGGTCCCCCGCGGCACGACCTACGGCTTCACCCGGCGCGGCCGCAACCCGCTGATCGTGCTCGCCGTGCTCGCCGGCGCGCCCTGCGCGGTGGATTAA
- a CDS encoding IS1595 family transposase has protein sequence MPKTLLEAVKYFESAENCREYMVSRRWPNGVRCPQCGSESVYFDSSRNGWECKTRHPKRKFTLKTGTIFEDSALGLDKWLPCVWIIANAKNGVSSHEIARSLGVTQKTAWFMLQRIRLALQDDTKGGGKLGGEVEADETFIGGKSRNMHASKRKALIASFPAKREYLHGQPVMPLANKVAVFGMLERGADGTSRVRTMPVTGTKRHQLQSKIREHVEEGSALYTDSLRSYRNMNEYQHEFIDHATEYVRGNVHTNGMESYWSLLKRALHGTYISVEPFHLFRYLDEQAFRFNNRVKTDAQRFALAIAGIVGKRLTYAELIAADAGTV, from the coding sequence ATGCCGAAGACGTTGCTCGAAGCGGTCAAGTACTTCGAATCCGCCGAAAACTGCCGGGAATACATGGTTTCCCGCCGTTGGCCCAACGGCGTCCGCTGCCCTCAGTGCGGGTCTGAGTCCGTCTACTTCGACTCGTCCCGCAACGGATGGGAGTGCAAGACCCGCCACCCGAAGCGGAAGTTCACCCTCAAGACCGGCACCATTTTCGAGGACTCGGCCCTCGGCCTGGACAAGTGGTTGCCCTGCGTCTGGATCATCGCCAACGCCAAGAACGGCGTGAGCAGCCATGAGATTGCGCGGAGCCTCGGCGTGACGCAGAAGACCGCGTGGTTCATGCTGCAGCGCATTCGGCTGGCCTTGCAGGACGACACCAAGGGCGGCGGCAAGCTCGGTGGCGAAGTCGAAGCGGACGAGACGTTCATCGGCGGCAAGTCGCGCAACATGCACGCCAGCAAGCGCAAGGCGCTGATTGCGTCCTTCCCGGCGAAGCGTGAATACCTGCACGGCCAGCCGGTGATGCCGCTTGCCAACAAGGTCGCCGTGTTCGGCATGCTGGAACGCGGTGCCGATGGCACGTCGCGGGTTCGCACGATGCCGGTCACTGGCACCAAGCGCCACCAGTTGCAGAGCAAGATTCGTGAACACGTCGAGGAAGGCTCGGCGCTCTACACCGATAGCCTCCGGTCGTACCGCAATATGAACGAGTACCAGCATGAGTTCATCGACCACGCCACCGAATACGTGCGTGGCAACGTCCACACGAACGGCATGGAGTCGTACTGGTCGCTCTTGAAGCGTGCGCTGCATGGCACCTACATTTCGGTCGAGCCGTTTCACCTGTTCCGCTACCTCGATGAGCAAGCGTTTCGTTTCAACAACCGCGTCAAGACCGACGCGCAGCGGTTCGCGCTGGCTATCGCTGGCATTGTCGGCAAGCGCCTGACGTATGCCGAGCTGATAGCAGCCGACGCGGGAACCGTCTGA
- a CDS encoding kelch repeat-containing protein, protein MTSHSRALKFFLAALIVAVASSALLASPFVAAGTLTVDRIGPTITALADGKYLVAGGVSQPVGILATAEIYDPITQTSTPTGSMHEGRIYHVAARLADGRVLIAGGANSTGPLATAEIFDPATGIFTTTAAPMAGQRLGATANLLLDGRVLVAGGNDGTPDGSAELFNPATGTFVSVANTMSELRILHSSARLADGTVLLSGGFGLGYYGGADLFDPATSTFVTVGSMSTARINHTITPLPDGRAVIIGGDSNGMVEGVQSSVEVFDPATRTFALAGALLEARTAHAAALVGNEIMVLGGAGVAGSLSSVESFAVGRASILLGDMLEPRNGHAAFALPNNSILVIGGGGAGAAARTIEILPPPPTADAGPDQLLFTDGLNPAAVTLTGLGSIPDGSPLTYRWTSNGAFVSDQAIAQVQVGLGDMQFTLTVTDPRNGRSVSDTVRVVATPASPGTVGPAGPQGPAGVAGPQGPAGPQGATGPQGPAGTAGPAGPAGPAGSAGPAGAQGPQGLQGLAGAQGFQGLQGPVGPMGPAGTGVAFTTQSIAGSGVVTLPEGSRSVIVMVTNGASRGRDDDRDDQRPGPQAVVTLPAASSADGRMIVVRRMDNRGRVSVRPPSGAIVGWRQRDAVTLERRFDQVTLVSDGSAWVVLDAGSLR, encoded by the coding sequence GCCAGTTGGCATCCTCGCGACCGCGGAAATCTACGATCCAATCACGCAGACATCGACCCCGACCGGGTCCATGCACGAGGGCCGCATCTATCACGTTGCGGCACGCCTGGCCGATGGCCGCGTGCTGATCGCCGGCGGCGCAAACAGCACCGGTCCGCTGGCGACCGCGGAGATCTTCGACCCGGCGACCGGAATCTTCACCACCACGGCCGCGCCGATGGCCGGTCAGCGACTGGGCGCCACGGCCAACCTGCTCTTGGATGGCCGCGTGCTGGTCGCCGGCGGCAACGATGGCACACCCGATGGCAGCGCCGAACTGTTCAATCCGGCGACCGGGACGTTCGTGTCCGTCGCCAACACGATGAGTGAACTGAGGATCTTGCATTCTTCCGCGCGCCTGGCGGACGGCACGGTGCTCTTGAGCGGCGGTTTTGGGTTGGGCTACTACGGCGGCGCCGACTTGTTCGATCCCGCGACCTCGACGTTTGTGACGGTGGGGTCGATGTCGACAGCCCGGATCAATCACACCATCACGCCGTTGCCTGATGGACGGGCCGTGATCATCGGTGGCGATTCCAATGGGATGGTCGAAGGTGTCCAGTCGAGCGTGGAGGTCTTCGACCCGGCGACCAGGACTTTTGCGCTGGCCGGTGCCCTGCTGGAGGCGCGGACCGCGCACGCGGCCGCGCTGGTGGGCAATGAAATCATGGTGCTCGGCGGGGCCGGCGTCGCCGGTTCCTTGAGCAGCGTCGAGTCCTTTGCCGTGGGACGCGCATCGATTCTGCTGGGTGACATGCTCGAACCGCGCAACGGACACGCGGCCTTTGCCCTCCCCAACAATTCCATCCTCGTGATTGGTGGAGGTGGTGCCGGCGCGGCGGCCCGGACCATCGAGATCCTGCCACCTCCGCCCACCGCTGACGCTGGTCCTGACCAACTGCTCTTCACCGACGGCCTCAACCCGGCGGCTGTCACGTTGACGGGTCTCGGCAGCATTCCGGACGGCTCGCCGTTGACCTACCGATGGACGTCGAACGGCGCGTTTGTCAGCGACCAGGCCATCGCCCAGGTCCAGGTCGGATTGGGAGACATGCAATTCACGCTGACGGTCACCGATCCACGCAACGGTCGTTCGGTGTCCGACACCGTGCGAGTCGTTGCCACGCCGGCGTCACCTGGCACTGTCGGACCCGCGGGTCCGCAAGGTCCGGCGGGCGTGGCCGGTCCACAAGGGCCGGCAGGTCCGCAGGGAGCCACTGGCCCGCAGGGCCCCGCAGGTACGGCTGGACCGGCAGGTCCGGCTGGTCCGGCAGGCTCCGCTGGTCCGGCGGGCGCGCAGGGTCCCCAGGGTTTACAGGGACTGGCGGGTGCACAGGGGTTCCAAGGCCTGCAAGGTCCCGTTGGACCGATGGGACCTGCGGGAACCGGTGTCGCGTTCACCACTCAGTCGATTGCCGGTAGCGGCGTCGTGACCTTGCCCGAGGGGAGCCGCAGCGTCATCGTGATGGTGACCAACGGCGCGTCGCGCGGACGTGACGACGACAGGGACGATCAACGTCCGGGGCCGCAGGCGGTGGTGACGCTGCCGGCAGCATCGAGCGCCGACGGCCGCATGATCGTGGTGCGCCGCATGGACAACCGCGGTCGCGTCAGCGTGCGCCCGCCGAGCGGTGCGATTGTGGGCTGGCGCCAGCGCGACGCGGTGACGCTCGAGCGCCGCTTCGACCAGGTGACGCTCGTCAGCGACGGGTCGGCGTGGGTCGTCCTCGACGCCGGATCCCTGCGGTAG
- a CDS encoding Uma2 family endonuclease, translating into MREEDAMPTAARSHARLTYDDFLRFPEDGKRHELIDGVHYVTAAPTVGHQELLGRLYLAIGNFLVGRRLLGRVFLSPLDVVLSYYDVVEPDLLFVAGDQQDILTEANVQGPPALVVEILSPSTRRRDEGIKRKLFEEKGIREYWIVDPKGLRVTVFRRRAGGLFPRLMDLDTGHAAVLETPLLPGFRLAIDDLFAPAV; encoded by the coding sequence ATGCGAGAAGAGGACGCCATGCCGACCGCTGCTCGTTCCCACGCGCGTCTCACCTACGACGACTTCCTGCGCTTCCCAGAGGATGGGAAGCGGCACGAGCTCATCGACGGAGTCCACTACGTGACGGCCGCGCCGACCGTTGGCCACCAGGAACTCCTGGGCCGCCTTTATCTGGCGATCGGAAACTTCCTGGTTGGCCGTCGCCTTCTCGGTCGCGTGTTCCTCTCGCCCCTTGATGTCGTGCTGTCCTACTACGACGTCGTCGAGCCGGATCTGCTGTTTGTAGCCGGCGATCAGCAGGACATTCTCACCGAGGCCAACGTCCAGGGGCCGCCTGCCCTGGTGGTTGAAATTCTGTCGCCCAGCACGCGCAGACGCGATGAGGGGATCAAGCGCAAGCTATTCGAGGAAAAGGGCATCCGCGAGTATTGGATCGTGGACCCGAAGGGCCTTCGCGTGACGGTGTTTCGGCGTCGCGCCGGCGGGTTGTTCCCGCGCCTGATGGATCTGGATACGGGACACGCGGCCGTGCTCGAAACGCCGCTCCTGCCCGGATTCAGACTGGCGATCGACGATCTGTTTGCGCCCGCGGTCTAA
- a CDS encoding M28 family metallopeptidase: MRAFFGLRIVLGLAVLALVSGCQGSSSPPAPREASLDDPGVRTALDAIKGDLIRQHMSTLADDALEGRGLGTAGYDKALGYVESTLKSYGVEPAGENGGFRQRVPLRNSSVVEDASFLKVTSRAGTKTLAYGVDYLLGPDQLRERVTIEDAPVAFVGYGVSAPALGYDDYAAAGSLAGKVVVYLSGAPASLPSNERAYYSSGTVKDAEAVKRGAIGTISFTSPEDPRFRWDVSVATSKQGSFAWVDAQGQPSRGDAALRGSASLNHSGAAALFAGAPTPLAEVFAAATASKPQAFDLATRVSLATTSTRRDIESANLVGRVRGSDPQLQAEHVVYIAHVDHFGRGVAMKGDDIYNGAHDNASGVAIVLEIAHAATALPTRSRRSALFLFVTAEERGLLGSDYFARHPTVPRESLVADMTLDMPFLFHPLLDIVPYGAQHSSLMAPVTRAAQHLGIGLAEDPIPEQVLFIRSDHFSFVRQGIPSLFIKSGFKTGDPARDGGQINATYRRDVYHKPNDDMTQAFDFEAGAAHARLNFLTGWLWRRRQRDPRGTLGISSASCSAVRRRRHRRRVASHADGAGAAPGGPPVPARDLQRDQWERARSPGRRHVGPLWWATSAACRTGASPRFQGFARPYRKHT; this comes from the coding sequence ATGCGCGCGTTTTTCGGATTGCGGATTGTTCTTGGCCTCGCCGTGCTGGCGCTGGTCAGCGGCTGCCAGGGTTCAAGCTCACCGCCGGCGCCGCGCGAGGCGTCACTTGATGATCCAGGCGTCCGCACCGCCCTCGATGCGATCAAAGGGGATCTGATCCGGCAGCACATGAGCACGCTGGCCGACGATGCGCTCGAGGGGCGCGGGTTGGGAACGGCTGGATACGACAAGGCCCTCGGCTACGTCGAAAGCACGCTGAAGTCCTATGGCGTCGAGCCCGCGGGCGAGAACGGCGGATTCCGGCAGCGCGTGCCACTCCGGAACAGTTCGGTGGTCGAGGACGCGAGCTTCCTGAAAGTGACGTCGCGGGCTGGTACCAAGACGCTCGCCTACGGCGTCGATTACCTGCTCGGGCCCGATCAGCTGCGCGAGCGCGTCACGATCGAAGACGCGCCCGTGGCGTTTGTCGGCTACGGCGTGAGCGCGCCAGCACTGGGCTACGACGACTACGCGGCCGCCGGCAGCCTGGCGGGCAAGGTGGTGGTGTACCTGAGCGGCGCGCCGGCCAGCTTGCCGAGTAACGAGCGCGCTTACTACTCGTCGGGAACGGTGAAGGACGCCGAGGCCGTGAAGCGCGGGGCCATTGGCACCATCAGCTTCACGTCGCCAGAGGATCCGCGCTTCCGCTGGGACGTCAGCGTCGCCACCAGCAAACAGGGCAGCTTCGCCTGGGTCGATGCGCAGGGCCAGCCGAGCCGCGGCGACGCCGCCTTGCGCGGGTCGGCATCACTGAACCATTCGGGCGCGGCGGCCCTTTTTGCCGGTGCGCCGACGCCGCTCGCGGAGGTTTTTGCCGCCGCGACGGCGAGCAAGCCGCAGGCGTTCGACCTGGCGACGCGTGTCTCGCTCGCCACGACCAGCACTCGCCGGGACATCGAAAGTGCGAACCTGGTAGGACGTGTCCGGGGGAGCGACCCCCAACTCCAGGCCGAGCACGTGGTCTACATCGCCCATGTCGATCACTTCGGGCGCGGCGTCGCGATGAAGGGCGATGACATCTACAACGGCGCCCACGACAACGCCTCCGGGGTGGCGATCGTCCTGGAGATTGCTCATGCCGCGACGGCGCTGCCGACGCGCAGCCGGCGCTCGGCGCTGTTCCTGTTCGTGACGGCCGAAGAGCGGGGCCTGCTGGGCTCCGACTATTTCGCGCGTCACCCGACCGTGCCGCGCGAATCGCTGGTGGCCGACATGACGCTCGACATGCCGTTCCTGTTCCACCCGCTGCTCGACATCGTCCCGTACGGCGCGCAGCACTCCTCGCTGATGGCACCGGTCACGCGGGCGGCGCAGCACCTGGGGATTGGGCTGGCGGAGGATCCTATCCCCGAGCAGGTGCTGTTCATCCGCAGCGACCACTTCAGCTTCGTGCGCCAGGGCATTCCGTCGCTCTTCATCAAGAGTGGATTCAAGACCGGCGACCCGGCACGGGATGGCGGGCAGATCAACGCAACGTATCGCCGCGACGTCTATCACAAGCCGAACGACGACATGACGCAGGCCTTCGACTTCGAGGCCGGCGCGGCGCACGCGCGCCTCAACTTCCTGACCGGCTGGCTCTGGCGCAGGAGACAGCGCGACCCGCGTGGAACCCTGGGGATTTCTTCGGCCAGCTGTTCGGCGGTCCGGCGCCGGCGTCATCGGCGGCGGGTCGCCAGCCACGCTGACGGGGCGGGTGCTGCGCCAGGAGGCCCACCGGTGCCGGCTCGAGACCTGCAACGTGATCAGTGGGAACGAGCACGATCACCGGGGCGGCGGCACGTGGGCCCGCTCTGGTGGGCGACCAGTGCCGCGTGCAGGACAGGCGCATCGCCCCGATTCCAGGGGTTCGCGCGACCGTATAGGAAACACACATAA
- a CDS encoding TA system VapC family ribonuclease toxin — MIAVGTNLLVYAHRKDSPWHHAAEPLVRSLAEGTAPWAIPWPCLHEFLAIVTHPRIYAPPTPQPAALAQVDAWLASPTHVLLAEGPGYWATLAATLRASKVSGAQVHDARVAALCVHHRVSELWSADRDFSRFSALATRNPLI, encoded by the coding sequence ATGATCGCGGTCGGTACCAACCTGCTCGTCTATGCGCACCGCAAGGACTCACCGTGGCACCACGCGGCGGAGCCGCTGGTGCGTTCGCTCGCGGAAGGCACGGCGCCGTGGGCGATCCCCTGGCCATGCCTCCACGAGTTCCTCGCCATCGTGACGCATCCCCGCATCTACGCGCCGCCGACGCCGCAGCCGGCCGCCCTTGCACAAGTGGACGCCTGGCTGGCGTCACCGACACACGTCTTGTTGGCAGAAGGGCCGGGCTACTGGGCGACGCTCGCCGCCACGCTCAGGGCATCCAAGGTCAGCGGCGCGCAGGTGCACGACGCGCGCGTCGCCGCGCTGTGCGTGCACCATCGGGTATCGGAGTTGTGGTCCGCGGATCGCGACTTCTCGCGCTTCTCCGCCCTCGCCACCCGTAATCCCCTCATTTAG
- a CDS encoding protein kinase → MPNHRPSPLTDHSEEGRAFLQARVDVGGDVEVTGDNTVIGTPQYMAPESIMNPDSADARSDIYALGAVAYYLLAGTDVFNGRSVVELLSQHLSQKPEPLSARRGISVPAKLEAVVMSCLDKDPSGRPQTAVELRGQIDACRIEPWDRAATLAWWREHPAVAETDAAMNPSDARTNAVDGIHR, encoded by the coding sequence ATGCCCAATCACCGCCCGTCGCCGTTGACCGATCACAGCGAGGAAGGCCGCGCCTTCCTGCAGGCGCGGGTCGACGTCGGCGGGGACGTCGAGGTGACCGGCGACAACACGGTGATCGGCACGCCCCAATACATGGCGCCCGAGTCGATCATGAACCCGGACTCAGCGGATGCCCGTTCCGATATCTACGCGCTGGGAGCGGTCGCGTACTACCTCTTGGCGGGCACCGATGTCTTCAACGGCAGGTCGGTGGTCGAACTGTTGAGCCAGCACCTCTCGCAGAAACCAGAGCCACTCTCGGCGAGACGAGGCATCTCGGTGCCGGCGAAGCTCGAGGCCGTCGTGATGTCGTGCCTCGACAAGGACCCCAGCGGCCGTCCGCAGACCGCCGTAGAGCTCCGCGGCCAGATCGATGCGTGCCGCATCGAGCCCTGGGACCGCGCCGCCACGCTCGCCTGGTGGCGCGAACACCCGGCGGTGGCCGAGACCGACGCGGCCATGAACCCGAGCGATGCACGCACGAATGCCGTCGACGGCATTCATCGGTAG
- a CDS encoding helix-turn-helix transcriptional regulator: MKNRLKVLRAEQNWSQADLASRLDVSRQTINSIETGKYDPSLPLALKTARLFAQPVEAIFFLDEPS; encoded by the coding sequence ATGAAGAATCGCCTCAAGGTCTTGCGTGCCGAGCAGAACTGGTCGCAGGCCGACCTGGCGAGCCGCCTCGACGTGTCGCGCCAGACCATCAACTCGATCGAGACCGGGAAGTACGACCCGAGTCTGCCACTGGCGCTGAAAACGGCGCGGCTGTTCGCGCAGCCGGTGGAAGCGATCTTCTTCCTGGACGAACCCTCGTGA
- a CDS encoding DUF1801 domain-containing protein: protein MSKTKPTGNDWREETLDRMRALIVEADPEMIEERKWKKPSNGMVGVPVWSHDGIICTGETYKSVVKLTFAQGASLKDPSRLFNSSLEGNMRRAIDIREGETVAAGAFRALVKAAVVLNGSGKKP, encoded by the coding sequence ATGAGCAAGACGAAACCGACAGGGAACGACTGGCGCGAGGAAACGCTCGACCGCATGCGAGCGCTGATCGTGGAGGCCGACCCCGAGATGATCGAAGAGCGAAAATGGAAGAAGCCGTCGAATGGGATGGTGGGGGTCCCCGTCTGGTCGCATGACGGCATCATCTGCACCGGCGAGACCTACAAGAGCGTGGTGAAGCTCACGTTCGCCCAGGGCGCCAGCCTCAAGGACCCCTCGCGCCTGTTCAACTCGAGCTTGGAAGGCAACATGCGAAGGGCGATCGACATTCGCGAAGGTGAGACGGTCGCCGCCGGCGCGTTCAGGGCGCTCGTGAAGGCCGCGGTGGTCCTGAACGGGTCAGGGAAGAAACCGTAG